A window from Corynebacterium accolens encodes these proteins:
- a CDS encoding adenylosuccinate synthase has protein sequence MAAIVIVGAQWGDEGKGKATDILGGKVDYVVKPNGGNNAGHTVVVGGEKYELKLLPAGILSENATPVLGNGVVINLEALFDEIDGLEARGANASRLKISANAHLVAPYHQTLDRVQERFLGKRAIGTTGRGIGPTYADKVARIGIRVQDIFDESILRQKVESALEIKNQMLVKMYNRKAIEAEQIVEYFLSYRERLRPMVIDAELELNQALANGQNVLMEGGQATMLDVDHGTYPFVTSSNPTAGGASVGSGIGPTRIKTSLGIIKAYTTRVGAGPFPTELFDKWGEYLQTTGGEVGVNTGRTRRCGWYDSVIARYATRVNGFTDYFLTKLDVLTGIGEIPICVAYDVDGKRYDEMPVTQSEFHHAEPIFETMPAWDEDISECATFEELPQKAQDYVLRLEELSGCRISYIGVGPGRDQTIVRHDVMEDQ, from the coding sequence ATGGCAGCGATCGTCATTGTCGGCGCCCAATGGGGCGACGAAGGCAAGGGCAAGGCTACCGATATACTTGGCGGGAAAGTTGACTACGTAGTCAAGCCGAACGGCGGCAATAACGCCGGGCACACCGTCGTGGTCGGCGGTGAAAAATACGAGCTGAAGCTCCTGCCCGCCGGGATTCTTTCTGAAAACGCCACCCCGGTGCTGGGCAACGGCGTGGTGATTAACCTTGAGGCGCTCTTTGATGAGATTGATGGCCTCGAGGCACGAGGGGCGAATGCCTCCCGCCTGAAGATTTCCGCGAACGCGCACCTCGTGGCGCCGTACCACCAGACCCTCGACCGCGTGCAGGAACGCTTTTTGGGCAAGCGCGCCATCGGTACCACCGGCCGCGGCATTGGGCCGACCTACGCTGATAAGGTCGCGCGCATTGGTATTCGCGTGCAAGATATCTTCGACGAATCCATCCTGCGGCAGAAGGTGGAGTCCGCGCTGGAGATCAAGAACCAGATGCTGGTGAAGATGTACAATCGTAAGGCCATCGAGGCAGAGCAGATTGTGGAGTACTTCCTGAGCTATCGCGAGCGCCTGCGCCCCATGGTTATTGACGCGGAGCTTGAGCTTAACCAAGCGCTTGCCAATGGTCAGAACGTGCTCATGGAGGGCGGCCAGGCCACCATGTTGGACGTCGACCACGGTACCTATCCGTTTGTGACTTCCTCGAATCCGACTGCGGGTGGGGCATCGGTTGGCTCTGGCATTGGGCCGACGAGGATTAAGACCTCGCTGGGCATTATCAAGGCCTATACCACCCGCGTGGGCGCCGGACCGTTCCCTACCGAGCTGTTTGATAAGTGGGGCGAGTACCTGCAGACCACCGGCGGCGAGGTCGGCGTGAACACCGGCCGCACACGCCGCTGCGGTTGGTACGATTCCGTGATTGCTCGTTACGCTACGCGCGTAAACGGGTTTACGGATTACTTCTTGACCAAGCTCGATGTGCTGACCGGTATTGGGGAAATCCCTATCTGCGTGGCTTATGACGTCGACGGCAAGCGTTATGACGAGATGCCGGTTACCCAGTCTGAGTTCCACCACGCCGAGCCGATTTTTGAAACCATGCCGGCGTGGGACGAGGACATATCCGAGTGCGCCACCTTCGAGGAGCTTCCGCAGAAGGCACAGGATTATGTGCTGCGCCTTGAAGAGCTGTCCGGCTGCCGCATCTCTTATATCGGTGTCGGACCTGGCCGCGACCAAACCATCGTGCGCCACGATGTCATGGAAGACCAGTAA
- a CDS encoding FUSC family protein gives MLEVMSEAKQRVSTRQMLRVVDRSVLSRLQRIRSRFVYIIQATVGAALAYWVASSLFGHPQPFFAPISAVIILGLSGGDRMKKAVEMSLGGIVGVAVGDLLFQVVGQGPFQILFIVGAGLVVGSFITKSPLVSNQIVFGSILIATIFPPTEGPGGLHRAIDAMIGSGIGLITIALIPNSPLKEARREVSKVLRIASSILNDVTHGIRDTNPEIIRDARDAVRGTQNDVNTLLSAAQSGREASEVSPLLWTSRRSIRSLERILLPVDNAVRGVRVLSRRALVLTEDGDTVSEKQLELLEELSEIILAVGELYGRQKRDHDEAIEIPELVQRLRYVGGQAGMDLIEEDATLSAYTILAQTRSIVVDMLMVCGLSRESAVAHLVPTSTHPAFPPEVWERKDKQKGQN, from the coding sequence ATGCTGGAGGTCATGTCGGAAGCGAAACAAAGAGTCTCAACGAGGCAAATGCTGCGGGTGGTGGACCGCTCAGTATTATCGCGTCTGCAACGCATCCGCTCGCGCTTCGTTTATATAATCCAGGCCACCGTCGGTGCCGCATTGGCGTATTGGGTGGCTAGCTCTCTCTTTGGGCATCCGCAGCCGTTCTTCGCGCCCATCTCGGCAGTCATCATTCTGGGGCTTTCGGGCGGGGACAGGATGAAAAAGGCAGTGGAGATGTCGCTGGGCGGCATCGTCGGTGTAGCCGTGGGCGATTTGCTCTTCCAAGTGGTGGGGCAGGGCCCGTTCCAGATCCTGTTCATCGTGGGAGCCGGCCTGGTGGTGGGGTCCTTTATTACGAAATCGCCGCTGGTGTCCAACCAGATTGTTTTTGGTTCCATCCTTATCGCCACGATTTTTCCGCCGACCGAGGGGCCAGGTGGCCTGCACCGGGCCATCGACGCGATGATTGGTTCCGGCATTGGGCTTATCACGATTGCACTGATCCCGAATTCGCCGTTGAAGGAAGCAAGGCGCGAGGTGTCGAAGGTGCTGCGGATTGCATCGAGCATTCTCAATGACGTCACGCATGGCATCCGCGATACCAATCCTGAGATTATTCGCGATGCCCGCGATGCGGTGCGCGGCACGCAAAATGACGTGAATACGCTGTTGAGTGCGGCGCAATCGGGGAGGGAGGCATCGGAAGTATCGCCGCTTTTGTGGACCTCGCGCAGGAGCATTCGGTCCCTAGAGCGCATCTTGTTGCCGGTAGATAATGCGGTGCGTGGGGTGCGGGTCTTATCGCGCCGCGCGCTCGTGCTTACTGAAGACGGCGATACCGTGTCCGAGAAGCAGTTAGAGCTCTTGGAAGAACTATCAGAAATTATCCTCGCGGTGGGAGAGCTCTACGGCAGGCAAAAGCGGGACCACGATGAGGCGATAGAGATACCCGAGCTGGTGCAGCGGCTGCGCTACGTGGGCGGTCAAGCAGGCATGGATCTTATCGAAGAAGACGCGACGCTTTCTGCGTATACGATTCTCGCGCAGACGAGATCCATTGTTGTGGACATGCTGATGGTGTGCGGACTCTCGCGCGAGTCTGCCGTCGCGCACCTAGTTCCTACCTCTACGCACCCGGCGTTCCCGCCAGAGGTGTGGGAACGCAAAGATAAGCAGAAGGGGCAGAATTAG
- a CDS encoding HNH endonuclease signature motif containing protein, whose product MNTEFLQLCRRGVDLVAEFQGCSEQQLIEAGASQLLAAQLARLQHTYFGRTSNSRKQRLACEAARSRGHDLAVLESIESFAHRVKDTNRSWDLRLELCRAEAHLIPAIAKKRLKQLNPAKRPSHGVRYTRRPNGPHTISITADPTDIADIKGVLASVDKENPLAAAKQVILEGNPGALPAVHTNVIITLDQLDHITAGQGDDIMLQLSNGARMSGAQLVARTLAQRGYVSLVHPEHGAVNLYRTERMASWKQRMLARAEHPICAWPGCSTPADDAQVHHLTAWAAGGPTNQENLVTLCAHHNAVNQDDDSRPTARGRMVRIKGRIAWIPPWSGNPRFIPSPAHSPRPTRSYG is encoded by the coding sequence GTGAACACAGAATTTTTGCAACTTTGCCGTCGCGGTGTGGACCTCGTCGCCGAGTTTCAGGGATGCTCCGAACAGCAGCTCATCGAGGCCGGCGCCAGCCAGCTCCTCGCCGCGCAACTCGCCCGCCTGCAACACACCTATTTCGGCCGCACCTCCAATAGCCGCAAGCAGCGCCTCGCCTGCGAGGCAGCTCGTTCACGCGGCCACGACCTCGCTGTGCTTGAAAGCATCGAGTCTTTCGCCCACCGCGTGAAAGACACCAACCGCAGTTGGGATCTCCGCCTGGAGCTCTGCCGCGCGGAAGCCCACCTGATTCCGGCGATCGCGAAAAAGCGCCTCAAGCAGCTCAACCCCGCCAAGCGGCCCTCCCACGGCGTCCGCTACACCCGACGCCCCAATGGCCCCCACACCATCTCCATCACCGCGGACCCCACGGATATCGCAGATATCAAGGGCGTTCTCGCTTCCGTGGATAAGGAAAACCCGCTTGCGGCAGCCAAGCAGGTCATCCTCGAGGGCAATCCCGGCGCGCTCCCCGCGGTCCATACCAACGTGATCATTACCCTCGACCAACTAGATCACATCACTGCTGGCCAGGGCGATGACATCATGCTTCAGCTTTCCAACGGCGCGCGCATGTCCGGCGCCCAGCTCGTTGCCCGCACCCTCGCCCAACGTGGTTACGTCAGCTTGGTTCACCCCGAGCACGGCGCGGTAAACCTGTATCGCACCGAACGCATGGCCAGCTGGAAGCAGCGCATGCTAGCCCGCGCGGAACATCCTATTTGCGCTTGGCCCGGCTGCTCCACGCCTGCCGATGACGCCCAAGTCCACCACCTCACCGCCTGGGCCGCCGGCGGCCCCACGAACCAAGAAAACCTCGTAACGCTCTGTGCCCATCACAATGCGGTGAACCAAGATGATGATTCCCGACCCACCGCACGCGGGCGCATGGTTCGCATCAAGGGCCGCATCGCTTGGATCCCGCCGTGGAGCGGTAACCCGCGGTTCATCCCCTCACCCGCCCATTCACCACGACCAACAAGGAGTTACGGCTAA
- the fbaA gene encoding class II fructose-bisphosphate aldolase: MPIATPEAYNQMLDTAKQNGFAFPAINCTSSETINAALKGFAEAESDGIIQFSTGGAEFGSGLAVKNKVKGAQALAAFAHEAAKHYGVNIALHTDHCQKEVLDDYVRPLMAISQERVDRGENPLFQSHMWDGSAIPIDENLVIAQELLEKAKKAHIILEAEIGVVGGEEDGVEAKAGDNLYTTPEDFEKTIDALGTGEKGRYLLAATFGNVHGVYKPGNVKLRPEVLLEGQKVAQKKLGLSEGEHAFDFVFHGGSGSEKKKIEEALRYGVIKMNVDTDTQYAFTNPVARHMMENYDGVFKIDGEVGNKKVYDPRSYLKKAEQGMSERVIEACQDLHSVGKTTAK, translated from the coding sequence ATGCCAATTGCAACCCCCGAGGCGTATAACCAGATGCTGGACACCGCGAAGCAGAACGGCTTCGCATTTCCAGCCATCAACTGCACCTCGTCTGAAACGATCAACGCAGCACTGAAGGGCTTTGCCGAGGCAGAGTCTGACGGCATCATCCAATTCTCCACCGGTGGCGCAGAGTTCGGCTCTGGCCTCGCGGTCAAGAACAAGGTTAAAGGTGCTCAGGCCCTAGCCGCTTTCGCGCACGAGGCAGCGAAGCACTACGGCGTCAATATCGCCCTGCACACCGACCACTGCCAGAAGGAAGTTCTGGACGATTACGTTCGTCCGCTGATGGCCATCTCCCAGGAGCGCGTCGACCGCGGCGAGAACCCGCTTTTCCAGTCCCACATGTGGGATGGCTCTGCTATTCCGATCGATGAAAACTTGGTCATCGCCCAGGAGCTTTTGGAAAAGGCGAAGAAGGCACACATCATTCTCGAGGCAGAGATTGGTGTTGTCGGCGGTGAAGAAGACGGTGTCGAGGCCAAGGCCGGCGATAACCTGTACACGACTCCGGAAGACTTTGAAAAGACCATCGATGCCCTGGGCACCGGCGAGAAGGGCCGCTACCTGTTGGCCGCTACCTTCGGTAACGTGCACGGCGTCTACAAGCCGGGCAACGTGAAGCTGCGCCCCGAGGTCCTGCTGGAGGGCCAGAAGGTTGCGCAGAAGAAGCTCGGCCTGAGCGAGGGCGAACACGCCTTTGACTTCGTCTTCCACGGCGGTTCCGGTTCCGAGAAGAAAAAGATCGAAGAGGCGCTGCGCTACGGCGTCATCAAGATGAACGTGGACACCGATACCCAGTACGCGTTTACCAACCCAGTGGCTCGCCACATGATGGAAAACTACGACGGCGTGTTCAAAATTGACGGCGAGGTAGGCAACAAGAAGGTCTACGACCCACGCTCCTACCTGAAGAAGGCAGAGCAGGGGATGTCCGAGCGCGTCATCGAGGCATGTCAGGACCTCCACTCCGTGGGTAAGACCACGGCCAAGTAG
- a CDS encoding glycoside hydrolase family 76 protein — translation MEEKWAHRAELAETAIDERHAHSVWGLPRTNLAIVSWPPTTKEKLLVHWHYWWQAHYLDCLVDAAERKNTKARRQRILDTMRGIRMRNLAQLTKNKYFDDKAWLALAFGRVGEVKKMKSPKALASLQGNITEGLDDSLGILPWRDGENFMNVPANGPGAIMLARMGDITAARRIVDWVYDNLVNEDGFIMDGVRMRMDGPEIVKQVHPYCQGVMLGACLEIVLAMREESSIGKLEQIDSVYEAELASEMMSYIIKIRGLVQAIASGMATPSGVVDWETGDGDGGLFKGILMRYLADVAVRLPGDSPANRATKKLATRMVVASAESVWEHRLEVDGLPIFGSDWTADARLPHNYGFGHTTVSEKMGIIRVDERDLSVQLSGWMLLEACARVARDLHKTSGRD, via the coding sequence GTGGAAGAAAAGTGGGCCCACCGCGCCGAACTCGCGGAAACCGCCATTGATGAGCGCCATGCGCATTCCGTATGGGGCCTGCCGCGAACCAACCTCGCCATCGTCAGCTGGCCGCCCACCACGAAAGAAAAGCTCCTCGTGCACTGGCACTACTGGTGGCAGGCGCACTACCTCGATTGCCTCGTCGATGCGGCGGAGCGGAAGAATACTAAGGCCCGCCGCCAGCGCATCCTTGACACCATGCGCGGGATTCGCATGCGGAATCTTGCGCAGCTGACCAAGAATAAGTACTTCGATGACAAAGCCTGGCTCGCCCTCGCTTTCGGGCGCGTGGGCGAGGTAAAGAAGATGAAATCGCCCAAGGCGTTGGCGTCTTTGCAGGGCAATATCACCGAAGGCCTCGATGACTCGCTGGGGATATTGCCGTGGCGGGACGGAGAGAACTTCATGAATGTGCCGGCCAATGGGCCCGGTGCCATCATGCTCGCGCGGATGGGCGATATCACCGCGGCCCGCCGCATCGTTGACTGGGTCTACGACAACTTGGTCAATGAAGATGGCTTCATTATGGACGGCGTGCGCATGCGCATGGACGGCCCCGAAATTGTCAAACAAGTCCACCCGTACTGCCAAGGCGTGATGTTGGGGGCATGCCTGGAGATTGTGTTGGCGATGCGGGAGGAGTCGAGCATCGGCAAGCTGGAGCAGATCGACAGCGTCTACGAGGCCGAACTGGCATCCGAGATGATGAGCTACATCATTAAGATTCGGGGCTTGGTGCAGGCTATTGCTTCCGGGATGGCGACTCCCTCCGGCGTCGTGGATTGGGAGACCGGTGATGGTGATGGCGGCCTGTTTAAGGGCATTCTGATGCGCTATCTTGCCGATGTTGCCGTGCGGTTGCCCGGGGACTCGCCCGCGAACCGGGCCACCAAGAAGCTGGCGACCCGGATGGTTGTGGCGTCTGCCGAATCCGTGTGGGAGCACCGGCTTGAGGTTGATGGCCTGCCAATTTTTGGCTCTGACTGGACTGCCGATGCCCGCCTTCCACACAACTACGGCTTCGGGCACACGACCGTGAGTGAAAAGATGGGAATCATTCGCGTGGATGAGCGCGACCTTTCCGTGCAGCTATCTGGTTGGATGCTTCTGGAGGCGTGTGCTCGGGTGGCTCGTGACCTGCATAAAACATCGGGTCGCGATTAA
- a CDS encoding TrmH family RNA methyltransferase — protein MDQESQEAPAGQAESSAQPEQQEQREQQEQPEEAKGPTEWNEGRHGVGPWEGPWPEGTEADKYDPELLREGDRRNVVDAYRYWRREAIKGDIDKRRHSLHIAIENFENDANIGTVVRTANAFAVDTVHIVGRRRWNRRGAMVTDRYQHLRHHESVDKLIAWAAEEDLTVVAIDNTPGCVPLETAELPERSLLLFGQEGPGVSAAAQDAALMTCSIAQFGSTRSINAGVAAGIAMHTWIRQHADLNNSW, from the coding sequence ATGGACCAGGAAAGCCAGGAGGCGCCCGCCGGGCAGGCCGAGAGTTCTGCGCAACCAGAGCAGCAGGAGCAGCGAGAGCAGCAAGAACAGCCCGAGGAGGCGAAGGGTCCCACCGAATGGAACGAGGGCCGCCACGGCGTGGGGCCCTGGGAAGGTCCCTGGCCGGAAGGCACGGAGGCGGACAAATACGATCCGGAGCTGCTGCGCGAGGGCGACCGGCGCAATGTCGTCGACGCGTATCGGTATTGGCGGAGGGAGGCGATTAAGGGGGATATCGATAAGCGGCGGCACAGCCTGCATATCGCCATCGAGAACTTTGAAAATGACGCCAATATCGGCACCGTCGTGCGCACCGCCAACGCCTTTGCCGTCGATACCGTCCACATTGTGGGGCGGCGCCGGTGGAACCGCCGCGGTGCCATGGTGACAGATAGGTATCAGCATCTGCGGCATCATGAGAGCGTCGATAAGCTCATTGCCTGGGCAGCCGAGGAAGACCTGACGGTCGTGGCCATTGATAACACCCCCGGTTGCGTGCCCCTCGAAACCGCCGAACTGCCGGAACGCAGCTTGCTGCTATTCGGGCAAGAAGGCCCCGGCGTCAGCGCCGCCGCGCAAGATGCCGCCCTGATGACCTGCTCCATCGCGCAATTTGGCTCTACGCGGTCCATCAACGCGGGCGTGGCCGCGGGCATCGCCATGCATACTTGGATCCGGCAGCACGCCGATCTGAACAATTCCTGGTAA
- the pyrE gene encoding orotate phosphoribosyltransferase: MTEVHLQEDKKKRLAELVKELAVVHGKVTLSSGKEADYYVDLRRATLXHEASRLIGSLLRELTADWDFAAVGGLTLGADPVATSIMHAEGRDIDAFVVRKEAKKHGMQRRIEGADVTGKKVLVVEDTTTTGNSPLTAVAALREAGAEVVGVATVVDRATGAEDVISAEGLEYRSLLGLGDLGLA, encoded by the coding sequence ATGACTGAAGTGCACCTGCAAGAAGACAAGAAGAAGCGTCTCGCGGAACTGGTCAAGGAGCTTGCCGTGGTGCATGGCAAGGTGACTTTGTCCTCGGGCAAAGAGGCTGATTACTACGTTGATTTGCGGCGTGCGACCTTGCMCCACGAAGCCTCCCGCCTCATCGGATCCTTGCTCCGCGAGCTCACCGCCGATTGGGATTTCGCGGCCGTGGGAGGACTGACCCTTGGTGCGGATCCGGTAGCGACCTCCATCATGCATGCCGAGGGCCGCGATATCGACGCCTTCGTCGTGCGCAAGGAAGCTAAAAAGCACGGCATGCAGCGCCGCATCGAGGGCGCGGATGTGACCGGAAAGAAGGTGCTGGTGGTCGAGGACACCACCACGACCGGCAACTCGCCACTCACGGCAGTCGCCGCATTGCGCGAGGCTGGAGCAGAGGTGGTCGGTGTGGCTACCGTCGTTGACCGCGCTACCGGCGCCGAGGACGTCATCTCGGCCGAGGGCCTTGAGTACCGTTCTTTGCTTGGCTTGGGTGACCTTGGACTCGCGTAA
- a CDS encoding sulfurtransferase, producing the protein MSILVSPQELKESIYHGDRFTLLGTHWHPKTGQSFIDFASQHIPTALFGDTGAAFVGLPGSRNGRNPLPDEDKLQAWIRSWGLQEDRPVVVYDEGRGLFAGRAWWTLRWAGLTDVRILDGGLENWLANGYQTLTGPGNIAVGSKFEVTPGQLPTATIEDVREHDGVLIDTRSSNRFAGRRENLDLKAGHIPGAVNVPERLFHNDGVRTLKSPDEIREVLAAAGLTQENTKDAIIYSGSGNHSALALAAMENAGFTGLRHYIGGWSQWSADPTNPVERGDRTSVND; encoded by the coding sequence ATGAGCATTTTAGTTTCCCCGCAGGAACTCAAAGAATCCATCTACCACGGCGATCGTTTCACTCTTCTCGGCACCCACTGGCACCCCAAGACGGGCCAGAGCTTCATCGACTTTGCGTCCCAGCACATCCCCACCGCACTTTTCGGTGATACCGGTGCGGCCTTCGTCGGCCTTCCCGGCTCGCGCAATGGCCGCAACCCGCTTCCGGACGAAGACAAGCTGCAAGCCTGGATCCGTTCTTGGGGCCTGCAGGAAGACCGCCCCGTGGTGGTCTATGACGAGGGCCGCGGGCTTTTTGCCGGCCGCGCGTGGTGGACGCTGCGCTGGGCCGGCCTAACTGATGTGCGCATCCTCGATGGCGGCCTGGAAAACTGGCTCGCGAACGGTTACCAAACCCTCACGGGTCCGGGCAATATCGCGGTCGGCTCGAAATTCGAGGTCACTCCCGGCCAGCTGCCTACCGCCACGATTGAAGACGTCCGCGAGCACGATGGCGTGCTCATCGATACCCGCTCGAGTAACCGCTTCGCCGGCCGCCGCGAGAACCTAGATTTGAAGGCGGGCCACATCCCCGGTGCGGTCAATGTTCCCGAGCGCCTCTTCCACAACGATGGGGTGCGCACGTTGAAGTCGCCGGATGAAATCCGTGAAGTGCTGGCCGCTGCCGGATTGACTCAAGAAAACACCAAGGATGCAATCATCTATTCCGGTTCGGGCAACCACTCCGCTCTTGCACTCGCGGCGATGGAGAACGCAGGATTTACCGGCCTGCGCCACTACATCGGCGGCTGGTCGCAGTGGTCGGCAGACCCGACCAACCCGGTAGAACGCGGGGATAGGACTTCGGTTAACGATTAA
- the clpB gene encoding ATP-dependent chaperone ClpB, with translation MSSFNPTTKTQEALQEALQTASANGNPDIRPAHLLAAILGQEGGIAAPVLKATGVDPDTVLKEARELVNSYPSAEGANMSNPQFNRDGLNVLTKSQELAGELGDEFVSTEVLLAAIAGSKTDAAELLTGRGATYDAIKGAFPSVRGAAKVTSENPEDQFQALEKYATDLTARAREGKIDPVIGRDQEIRRVVQVLSRRTKNNPVLIGXPGVGKTAIVEGLARRIVAGDVPESLKGKTLISLDLGSMVAGAKFRGEFEERLKAVLDEIKQSEGEIITFIDELHTIVGAGATGEGSMDAGNMIKPMLARGELRLVGATTLDEYRKYIEKDAALERRFQQVYAAEPSVEDTIGILRGLKERYEVHHGVRIMDSALVSAAELSNRYITNRFLPDKAIDLVDEAGSRLRMEIDSSPQEIDELERIVRRMEIEELALKKESDAASKDRLAALQGELADQREKLGELKARWANEKKAIDDVQDIKEELDDLRRQAEIAERDGDLALASEINYGKIPPLEKDLAAAEEKAAAQRNTMLDEEVSPDTIAEVVSAWTGIPAGKMLQGETEKLLNMESVLGKRVVGQREAVTAVSDAVRRSRAGVADPNRPTGSFLFLGPTGVGKTELAKALADFLFDDESAMVRIDMSEYGEKHSVSRLVGAPPGYVGHEAGGQLTEAVRRRPYTLVLFDEVEKAHPDVFDVLLQVLDEGRLTDGQGRTVDFRNTVIILTSNLGAGGTKDETMEAVKRAFKPEFINRLDDVVMFEPLSEELLRGIVDIQLRGLTERLEARRLTLQVSDSAKSWLADRGYDPAYGARPLRRTIQQAIGDKLAKKLLAGDIADGDTVHVDVADGGAELDISAR, from the coding sequence ATGAGTTCTTTTAACCCCACCACCAAAACACAAGAGGCTCTGCAGGAAGCCCTGCAGACCGCTTCCGCGAATGGCAACCCGGATATCCGCCCGGCGCACCTGCTGGCGGCCATCCTTGGGCAGGAAGGCGGCATTGCCGCGCCAGTGCTCAAGGCCACCGGCGTTGACCCGGATACCGTGCTGAAAGAAGCGCGCGAGCTGGTTAACTCTTATCCCAGCGCCGAGGGCGCCAATATGTCCAACCCGCAATTCAACCGGGATGGCCTGAATGTACTGACCAAGTCGCAGGAATTGGCGGGCGAGCTTGGCGATGAGTTCGTGTCCACCGAAGTCCTCCTCGCCGCCATCGCCGGTTCGAAGACCGACGCCGCCGAGTTGCTGACCGGTCGCGGCGCAACTTACGACGCCATCAAGGGCGCCTTCCCCTCCGTGCGCGGGGCCGCCAAGGTGACCTCGGAGAACCCGGAAGACCAATTCCAGGCCCTGGAAAAGTACGCCACCGACCTCACCGCGCGGGCGCGCGAGGGCAAGATCGACCCGGTCATCGGGCGCGATCAGGAAATCCGGCGCGTCGTCCAGGTGCTCTCGCGCAGGACGAAGAACAATCCGGTGCTGATTGGTGAMCCGGGCGTCGGCAAGACTGCGATCGTTGAGGGCCTGGCCCGCCGCATCGTGGCTGGCGACGTCCCTGAGTCCCTGAAGGGCAAGACGCTTATCAGCCTAGATCTCGGTTCCATGGTCGCCGGCGCCAAGTTCCGCGGCGAGTTCGAAGAGCGCCTCAAGGCTGTGCTGGATGAAATCAAGCAATCTGAGGGCGAAATCATTACCTTCATCGATGAGTTGCACACCATCGTCGGCGCCGGCGCCACCGGCGAAGGCTCCATGGATGCCGGCAACATGATTAAGCCCATGCTGGCCCGCGGCGAGCTGCGCCTCGTCGGTGCAACCACGCTGGATGAGTACCGCAAGTACATCGAAAAGGACGCCGCCCTCGAGCGCCGTTTCCAGCAGGTCTATGCTGCAGAGCCGTCCGTGGAAGACACCATCGGTATCCTGCGCGGGCTCAAGGAGCGCTACGAGGTGCACCACGGCGTGCGCATCATGGACTCTGCCTTGGTGTCTGCGGCGGAGCTATCGAACCGTTACATCACCAACCGCTTCCTGCCGGACAAGGCCATCGACCTAGTCGATGAAGCCGGCTCCCGCCTGCGCATGGAAATCGACTCCTCGCCGCAGGAAATCGATGAGCTCGAGCGCATCGTTCGCCGCATGGAGATCGAGGAGCTCGCGCTGAAGAAGGAATCCGACGCCGCCTCCAAGGACCGCCTGGCCGCCCTGCAAGGCGAGCTCGCGGACCAGCGCGAAAAGCTCGGCGAGCTCAAGGCGCGCTGGGCCAACGAGAAGAAGGCCATCGATGACGTGCAGGATATTAAGGAAGAGCTCGACGATCTCCGCCGCCAAGCAGAAATTGCCGAGCGCGACGGCGACCTCGCCCTAGCCTCCGAGATCAACTACGGCAAGATCCCGCCGCTGGAAAAGGACCTGGCAGCAGCCGAGGAAAAGGCCGCCGCCCAGCGCAATACCATGCTGGATGAGGAGGTCAGCCCGGATACCATCGCGGAGGTCGTCTCCGCGTGGACCGGCATTCCCGCCGGCAAGATGCTGCAGGGCGAGACCGAGAAGCTGCTGAACATGGAATCGGTGTTGGGCAAGAGGGTTGTCGGCCAGCGCGAGGCCGTGACCGCTGTTTCCGATGCCGTGCGCCGCTCCCGCGCGGGCGTGGCTGACCCCAACCGCCCGACCGGATCCTTCCTCTTCCTCGGCCCCACCGGCGTGGGTAAGACGGAGCTGGCTAAGGCGCTGGCGGACTTCCTCTTCGACGATGAATCCGCCATGGTGCGCATCGATATGTCCGAGTACGGCGAGAAGCACTCCGTTTCCCGGCTCGTCGGTGCCCCTCCGGGATACGTCGGCCACGAAGCCGGCGGCCAGCTCACCGAGGCCGTGCGGCGTCGGCCTTATACGCTCGTGCTTTTCGACGAAGTGGAAAAGGCCCACCCCGACGTCTTCGACGTCCTCCTCCAGGTCCTGGATGAGGGGCGGCTTACCGATGGCCAGGGTCGCACCGTCGACTTCCGCAATACCGTCATCATCCTAACGTCCAACCTGGGCGCCGGCGGTACGAAGGACGAGACGATGGAGGCCGTGAAGAGGGCGTTTAAGCCGGAGTTCATCAACCGCCTCGATGACGTGGTGATGTTCGAGCCGCTGTCGGAGGAACTGCTGCGCGGCATCGTGGACATCCAACTGCGCGGTCTCACCGAACGCCTGGAGGCCCGCCGCCTGACGCTGCAGGTATCCGATTCCGCCAAGTCCTGGTTGGCCGACCGCGGCTATGACCCCGCCTACGGCGCCCGTCCGCTGCGCCGGACCATCCAGCAGGCTATCGGTGACAAGCTGGCGAAGAAGCTTTTGGCCGGTGATATTGCCGATGGCGATACCGTCCACGTCGACGTCGCCGATGGCGGCGCGGAGCTGGACATTTCCGCTCGCTAA